The segment GCCTTGTTCCATTTGATCAACAGGGCCAAATAACCCAGCAATAGCTGATGCTGGTTTTCGGACAGTGCTACGCCCAATTGGCGTGCACCTGTGGATAACTCTTCGGCGTGTTGCGCGGTAACCAGCGAACTCAAGCGTTTTGCTCCAACGTGCGGCCAGCGCCGCGCTTTTTCAGGTGAATCATCAACAGGGAAATCGCCGCAGGCGTCACACCTGGAATACGCGAAGCCTGCCCCAAGGTCTCGGGACGGGTTGCGCCCAGCTTGCTCTGGATCTCTTTCGACAGCCCGGAGATGATCGTGTAATCGATATCCACAGGCAGTTTGGTGTTCTCACTGGCGCGCAGACGGGCAATTTCGTCTTGTTGACGATCGATATAACCGGCGTACTTGGTTTTGATCTCAACCTGCTCGGCGACCAACGGATCTTCTGCGCCTTTCCCGGTCACTTCAACCAGACCGGCGTAGTCGATTTCGGGGCGTGTCAGCAGGTTCAGCAAATTGTATTCATGGGTCAGCGGCGTGCCGAATTTTGCTGCAATGGCATCGCCCTGCTCAGTGCCCGGGCGAACCCAAGTGCTTTTCAGGCGCTGTTCTTCTTGCGCGATGCTTTCACGCTTGGTGCAGAAAGCGGCCCAACGGGCATCATCGACCAGGCCCAATTCGCGACCTTTTTCGGTCAAGCGCATGTCGGCGTTGTCTTCGCGCAGGATCAGCCGGTATTCGGCACGGGATGTAAACATCCGGTACGGCTCTTGAGTACCCAAGGTAATCAGGTCGTCGACCAATACTCCGATGTACGCCTCGTCGCGACGCGGGCACCAGCTTTCCTTGCCCTGTGCGAGCAATGCCGCGTTGGCGCCAGCCAGCAAACCTTGGGCCCCGGCTTCTTCGTAACCGGTAGTGCCGTTGATTTGCCCTGCGAAGAACAAGCCGCCGATTACCTTGGTTTCAAGGCTGTATTTCAGGTCCCGCGGATCGAAGTAGTCGTATTCGATGGCATAGCCGGGCCGCACGATATGGGCGTTTTCCATGCCGCGAATCGATTGCACGATCTGGATTTGCACGTCGAACGGCAAGGATGTGGAGATCCCGTTCGGGTACAGCTCGTGAGTGGTCAAACCTTCCGGCTCAATGAAAACCTGATGGCTTTCCTTATCGGCAAAGCGGTGAATCTTGTCTTCGATTGACGGGCAGTAACGCGGGCCAATCCCTTCGATTACGCCCGAGTACATCGGTGAGCGGTCGAGGTTGGACGCGATGATTTCGTGAGTACGGGCGTTGGTATGGGTAATCCAGCAACTGACCTGAGCCGGATGCTGTTCTTTGTTGCCCATGAACGACATCACTGGAATCGGTGTATCGCCTGGTTGTTCGGTCATGACCGAGAAATCTACAGAGCGGCCATCGATACGCGGTGGTGTACCGGTTTTCAGGCGACCAACTCGCAGGGGCAGTTCACGCAGGCGGTGTGCCAGGGCGATCGAAGGAGGATCACCGGCTCGGCCACCCGAGTAATTCTGCATCCCGATGTGGATAAGTCCACCGAGGAAAGTACCTGTGGTCAAAACCACAGCATCAGCCATAAAACGCAGACCCATTTGGGTCACTACGCCACGCACTTGATCCTGTTCAACGATCAGGTCATCAGCAGCCTGTTGAAATATCCACAGGTTGGGCTGGTTTTCCAGCGTTTCGCGAATTGCCGCTTTGTACAGAATGCGGTCGGCCTGTGCACGGGTTGCCCGTACTGCCGGGCCTTTACGCCCATTAAGTACACGGAACTGGATGCCGCCTTTATCGGTAGCCATTGCCATCGCGCCGCCCAGGGCGTCGATTTCTTTAACCAGATGGCTTTTACCAATCCCGCCAATCGCAGGATTGCAGCTCATTTGCCCGAGGGTTTCCACGTTGTGGGTCAACAGCAGGGTTTTTACGCCCATGCGTGCTGAAGCAAGTGCAGCCTCGGTTCCGGCGTGACCGCCGCCGATGACGATCACTGCAAAACGGGAAGGGAAATTCACCACGCACCTCGTGCCTGTTACTAGGGGTTTTTTGGATAGACCGCGAAGTATAGGGACTTCGCCCTTCTTAAAGAACCCTTTGCACAAAATTTAACCAGCTGTGGATAAAGGCAAGATAGATAAATAAATAGAGAAGAAATTTATAAAGCTTTGTTTTTATGTTTATTTATACTGAGCCACCTTTCTGTGGATAGATTGCTACAAGCTATATTCTACGTACTGTACAGAGATTCAAAAGTCTGTGGTTATGCACCGATGAGGGGTTGGGATAAGTGCTTTAAGCCTGTGGGTAAAACAGGTGCTTATCCACAGGGGTGGTTATCTTCAGTTTTCAGGCCTACTTACCCACTGACCTGAGGGCCAGTTATACACAGAGCTTATTCAACGATTTATGCGGTTTTTGGCCAATAAACAGGCAGCCGAAAACCGCTGGAATGGCTAATCCATCAAGCGGTCGTACAATCGGTGAGTCATAAAAGTGATAAACGGTACAAGCCTGTCTCATCAGACGGGCTGGTTCAGCCACCCTGTGGGTGATGCCTGCAGTCTGTGGGTAACCCCGATTGCAGCCAAAAACACCTCATTGTGTGAGGTGACAATCAGAGTTCCCGAATACTGCTCAAGCATGTCCTGCAGGGCCAGAACCGAAGGCAGATCCAGGTGATTGGCCGGTTCATCGAGCAATAGCAGGTGCGGCGGTGAAGCGGCATAGAACACGCAAGCCATGGCGGCTTTCAGGCGCTCACCGCCACTCAGTCGATGGCATGGCTGGTTGACTCGATCGGCATTGAGACCCAATTGCGCAAGTCGGGTGCGTAATTCTCCTGCATTGAGCTGCCGATTTTGGGACAGCAATTGCTCAAGTACGGACTGCTCAGGTTTTAACAGCCCCAGATCTTGGTCGAGATAAGCAGTGGTTACGAAGGTCCTGGCCTGGCCTGAAATGACCGACAGTTGACCGGCCAGTACCTTGAGCAGAGTCGACTTGCCGCAGCCATTCGCTCCCACCAGGGCAATACGCTGGCCACGAGTCAGCGTGAGATTGATCGTGCGTAAATACTCAGCCCCCTGGGGCAGACGAGCATTGATCAACTCAGCTATTTGCAACGGTGCGCTTTGGCAAGCATGAGGCGGATAAACAAAGATGGCCTGTTGTTCTTCTACCTGACTCGCAGCCTGGCGTACCAGGGCAGACAAATGTTCCCGTGCAGCGTCTTGTTGTACTCGCTGCTTGCCGCTACTGGCCTGGCTGCGCTCCTTTTGCCGGCCCAGCAAAATGTTAGCCTGATTGGCATCACTGGCCTGCTTGTGGCCGCGGGATTGGCTGCGTTCAAGGCGTTCTTTGTGTTCACGCATGGCGTGTTCCTGACGCTTGCGCTCTAGCTTGGCTGACGCCAGTTGTTGCTGCGCCGCTTGTAGTTGCTCGGCTTTTGCCTGTGCATAAAACGAAAACCCCCCGCCATAGCTGATGAGTCCTTGGGATGACAATTCAACAATACGCTCCATGTGTTCCAACAAATCGCGGTCATGGCTGATCACGAGCAAACCGTTGGGCCAGTTCTGCAACTGCTCATGGAGCGC is part of the Pseudomonas sp. ML2-2023-3 genome and harbors:
- the mnmG gene encoding tRNA uridine-5-carboxymethylaminomethyl(34) synthesis enzyme MnmG is translated as MNFPSRFAVIVIGGGHAGTEAALASARMGVKTLLLTHNVETLGQMSCNPAIGGIGKSHLVKEIDALGGAMAMATDKGGIQFRVLNGRKGPAVRATRAQADRILYKAAIRETLENQPNLWIFQQAADDLIVEQDQVRGVVTQMGLRFMADAVVLTTGTFLGGLIHIGMQNYSGGRAGDPPSIALAHRLRELPLRVGRLKTGTPPRIDGRSVDFSVMTEQPGDTPIPVMSFMGNKEQHPAQVSCWITHTNARTHEIIASNLDRSPMYSGVIEGIGPRYCPSIEDKIHRFADKESHQVFIEPEGLTTHELYPNGISTSLPFDVQIQIVQSIRGMENAHIVRPGYAIEYDYFDPRDLKYSLETKVIGGLFFAGQINGTTGYEEAGAQGLLAGANAALLAQGKESWCPRRDEAYIGVLVDDLITLGTQEPYRMFTSRAEYRLILREDNADMRLTEKGRELGLVDDARWAAFCTKRESIAQEEQRLKSTWVRPGTEQGDAIAAKFGTPLTHEYNLLNLLTRPEIDYAGLVEVTGKGAEDPLVAEQVEIKTKYAGYIDRQQDEIARLRASENTKLPVDIDYTIISGLSKEIQSKLGATRPETLGQASRIPGVTPAAISLLMIHLKKRGAGRTLEQNA
- a CDS encoding ATP-binding cassette domain-containing protein, whose translation is MTLVTSVTLKGVSFHLPDGSALFSDLDLHLDQRRTALVGRNGAGKSVLARLITGDIFPSTGHCTRNGTVYYLAQYVSPDPGHTVADLAGVQHIIRALEHIEQGSTEQADFDCIGERWGIRQQLLDQLAQNNLAHLTPSTPTSALSGGEAMRVALMGAFLSQADLLILDEPTNHLDRQHRDALHEQLQNWPNGLLVISHDRDLLEHMERIVELSSQGLISYGGGFSFYAQAKAEQLQAAQQQLASAKLERKRQEHAMREHKERLERSQSRGHKQASDANQANILLGRQKERSQASSGKQRVQQDAAREHLSALVRQAASQVEEQQAIFVYPPHACQSAPLQIAELINARLPQGAEYLRTINLTLTRGQRIALVGANGCGKSTLLKVLAGQLSVISGQARTFVTTAYLDQDLGLLKPEQSVLEQLLSQNRQLNAGELRTRLAQLGLNADRVNQPCHRLSGGERLKAAMACVFYAASPPHLLLLDEPANHLDLPSVLALQDMLEQYSGTLIVTSHNEVFLAAIGVTHRLQASPTGWLNQPV